The following are from one region of the Brienomyrus brachyistius isolate T26 chromosome 4, BBRACH_0.4, whole genome shotgun sequence genome:
- the LOC125740766 gene encoding 1-phosphatidylinositol 4,5-bisphosphate phosphodiesterase delta-1-like isoform X1 — protein sequence MECIRKRPTRTKSEELIYQAQSKKAATVNGKLIGMEGDEDLSFLLTGGELLKVRSNSWKKSRFFKLQEDCKTVWHESRKSRRSNQTFSIDDIAEVRPGRRTEELQKYTEEPAEGRCFSIVFKGRRKNLDLVAGTEEEATKWVSSLEKVINNVRNLNSQQQTEHWIFNCMRKADQNSDNKMSLKELKRFLLEINIEVDDTYAEMLFEKCDKSKSGYLEGSEIEDFYKLLTSREEIDVIYGKYAQTGGQMTTRDLLHFLLQEQRESVSLEDAQKLIEKYEVDDIAKEKQHMTKDGFLMYLNQPEGMILNPAHKDVYQDMTRPLSHYFISSSHNTYLMEDQLKGPSSTEAYIRALTKSCRCVELDCWDGSEGEPVIYHGYTLTSKILFKDVIKAIKEYAFKTSEYPVILSLENHCSMEQQKIMAEHLTSILGDALLTKPLGDQVPTTFPALEELKGRFLIKGKKLNSLEDAFAGNAAGEETVSEDDEAADILTDEEKKEKESKLKLAKELSDLVIYCKSVHFHGFDHARDNQAFYEMCSFKESKAEKLAGDSANEFIHHNVNKLSRVYPSGSRTDSSNYNPVPLWVAGCQTVALNFQTPSAEMDLNQGLFLPNGKTGYILKPTYLRDEASEFDPITLTRGPWLQHKTLHVMIISAQQLPKLGKKESSIVDPLVKVEIYGVQQDVASKQTHHIDNNGFSPMWNENFQFDICVPELALVRFVVEDYDAVTQNDLIGQYTVPFSSLQNGYRHVPLLNNSGDIIPSARLFVHIMAVDGD from the exons ATGGAGTGCATACGAAAACGGCCCACAAGAACCAAATCGGAGGAATTAATTTATCAAGCGCAGAGCAAGAAAGCCGCTACTGTAAATGGGAAACTTATAG GCATGGAGGGGGATGAGGACCTCAGTTTCCTGCTGACGGGGGGAGAGCTCCTGAAGGTGCGATCCAACTCCTGGAAGAAGAGCCGTTTCTTCAAGCTGCAGGAGGACTGCAAGACCGTGTGGCACGAGTCACGCAAGAGCAGGAGGAGCAATCAGACGT TCTCCATTGACGATATCGCAGAGGTGCGGCCCGGACGGCGTACCGAGGAGCTCCAGAAGTACACGGAGGAGCCAGCGGAAGGCCGCTGCTTCTCGATCGTCTTCAAGGGTCGTCGAAAGAACCTGGACCTCGTGGCAGGCACTGAGGAGGAGGCTACCAAGTGGGTGAGCAGCCTGGAGAAGGTCATCAACAACGTGCGCAATCTCAACTCTCAGCAGCAGACTGAGCA ctggatctTCAATTGCATGCGCAAGGCAGACCAGAATTCCGACAACAAGATGAGCCTGAAAGAGCTGAAGCGCTTCTTGCTTGAGATCAACATTGAGGTTGATGACACCTACGCAGAAATGCTTTTCGAG AAATGTGACAAATCCAAGTCAGGATACCTGGAGGGCTCTGAAATCGAAGATTTCTACAAGCTACTGACCTCCCGGGAGGAGATAGATGTCATTTACGGGAAGTACGCCCAGACTGGAGGCCAGATGACCACCAGGGACCTTCTTCATTTCCTGCTTCAAGAGCAACGAGAATCTGTCTCCCTAGAAGATGCCCAGAAACTCATAGAGAAGTATGAGGTTGACGACATAG CTAAAGAGAAGCAACACATGACCAAAGACGGATTCTTGATGTATTTGAACCAGCCGGAGGGTATGATCTTAAACCCTGCCCACAAGGATGTTTACCAGGACATGACCAGACCCCTGAGTCATTACTTCATCTCCTCCTCCCACAACACCTACCTAATGGAAGACCAGCTCAAAGggcccagcagcacagaggcctaCATACG GGCTCTAACAAAGAGCTGCCGTTGCGTGGAGTTGGACTGCTGGGACGGCAGTGAAGGCGAGCCTGTTATTTACCACGGATATACGCTCACCAGCAAGATCCTCTTCAAAGATGTCATCAAAGCTATTAAAGAATACGCCTTCAAG ACTTCCGAGTATCCGGTAATCCTGTCCCTGGAGAATCACTGCAGCATGGAACAACAGAAGATCATGGCCGAACACTTGACTTCCATTCTAGGTGACGCTCTGCTCACCAAGCCTCTGGGAGACCAGGTTCCCACCACCTTCCCAGCACTGGAG GAGCTGAAGGGCCGCTTCCTGATAAAGGGGAAGAAGCTGAACAGCCTGGAGGACGCTTTCGCCGGTAATGCAGCAGGCGAGGAGACCGTGTCTGAGGACGACGAAGCCGCAGACATACTGACAGACGAAGAGAAGAAAGAGAAG GAGTCGAAGCTGAAGCTGGCAAAGGAACTCTCAGACCTCGTCATCTACTGCAAGAGCGTGCATTTCCACGGGTTCGACCACGCCAGGGACAATCAGGCTTTTTATGAGATGTGCTCCTTCAAGGAGAGCAAAGCTGAGAAGCTGGCTGGAGATTCAG CAAATGAATTCATTCACCACAACGTGAACAAGCTCAGCAGAGTCTATCCATCAGGCTCAAGAACTGACTCCTCCAACTATAACCCCGTTCCTCTGTGGGTTGCTGGCTGCCAGACAG TGGCCTTGAACTTCCAGACACCCTCTGCTGAGATGGACCTTAACCAAGGGTTGTTCTTGCCCAATGGAAAGACTGGCTACATCCTCAAACCAACCTATCTGCGGGACGAAGCGTCAGAGTTCGACCCCATCACGCTCACAAGGGGACCCTGGCTGCAGCACAAGACCCTCCATGTCATG ATCATCTCAGCTCAGCAGTTGCCCAAGCTCGGCAAGAAGGAGTCATCCATCGTCGACCCCCTTGTGAAGGTGGAGATTTATGGTGTGCAGCAGGATGTGGCCAGCAAACAAACGCATCACATCGACAACAATG GTTTCTCCCCCATGTGGAACGAGAACTTCCAGTTTGACATTTGTGTGCCTGAACTGGCCCTGGTGCGCTTTGTGGTAGAGGACTATGATGCTGTTACTCAGAACGACCTCATTGGACAGTACACCGTGcccttctccagtttacagaatG GATACCGACACGTGCCCCTGCTCAACAACAGCGGCGACATCATTCCCTCAGCCAGACTCTTTGTGCACATCATGGCCGTGGATGGCGACTAG
- the LOC125740766 gene encoding 1-phosphatidylinositol 4,5-bisphosphate phosphodiesterase delta-1-like isoform X2, with translation MEINGIAVKQGMEGDEDLSFLLTGGELLKVRSNSWKKSRFFKLQEDCKTVWHESRKSRRSNQTFSIDDIAEVRPGRRTEELQKYTEEPAEGRCFSIVFKGRRKNLDLVAGTEEEATKWVSSLEKVINNVRNLNSQQQTEHWIFNCMRKADQNSDNKMSLKELKRFLLEINIEVDDTYAEMLFEKCDKSKSGYLEGSEIEDFYKLLTSREEIDVIYGKYAQTGGQMTTRDLLHFLLQEQRESVSLEDAQKLIEKYEVDDIAKEKQHMTKDGFLMYLNQPEGMILNPAHKDVYQDMTRPLSHYFISSSHNTYLMEDQLKGPSSTEAYIRALTKSCRCVELDCWDGSEGEPVIYHGYTLTSKILFKDVIKAIKEYAFKTSEYPVILSLENHCSMEQQKIMAEHLTSILGDALLTKPLGDQVPTTFPALEELKGRFLIKGKKLNSLEDAFAGNAAGEETVSEDDEAADILTDEEKKEKESKLKLAKELSDLVIYCKSVHFHGFDHARDNQAFYEMCSFKESKAEKLAGDSANEFIHHNVNKLSRVYPSGSRTDSSNYNPVPLWVAGCQTVALNFQTPSAEMDLNQGLFLPNGKTGYILKPTYLRDEASEFDPITLTRGPWLQHKTLHVMIISAQQLPKLGKKESSIVDPLVKVEIYGVQQDVASKQTHHIDNNGFSPMWNENFQFDICVPELALVRFVVEDYDAVTQNDLIGQYTVPFSSLQNGYRHVPLLNNSGDIIPSARLFVHIMAVDGD, from the exons ATGGAAATAAATGGTATCGCTGTAAAGCAAG GCATGGAGGGGGATGAGGACCTCAGTTTCCTGCTGACGGGGGGAGAGCTCCTGAAGGTGCGATCCAACTCCTGGAAGAAGAGCCGTTTCTTCAAGCTGCAGGAGGACTGCAAGACCGTGTGGCACGAGTCACGCAAGAGCAGGAGGAGCAATCAGACGT TCTCCATTGACGATATCGCAGAGGTGCGGCCCGGACGGCGTACCGAGGAGCTCCAGAAGTACACGGAGGAGCCAGCGGAAGGCCGCTGCTTCTCGATCGTCTTCAAGGGTCGTCGAAAGAACCTGGACCTCGTGGCAGGCACTGAGGAGGAGGCTACCAAGTGGGTGAGCAGCCTGGAGAAGGTCATCAACAACGTGCGCAATCTCAACTCTCAGCAGCAGACTGAGCA ctggatctTCAATTGCATGCGCAAGGCAGACCAGAATTCCGACAACAAGATGAGCCTGAAAGAGCTGAAGCGCTTCTTGCTTGAGATCAACATTGAGGTTGATGACACCTACGCAGAAATGCTTTTCGAG AAATGTGACAAATCCAAGTCAGGATACCTGGAGGGCTCTGAAATCGAAGATTTCTACAAGCTACTGACCTCCCGGGAGGAGATAGATGTCATTTACGGGAAGTACGCCCAGACTGGAGGCCAGATGACCACCAGGGACCTTCTTCATTTCCTGCTTCAAGAGCAACGAGAATCTGTCTCCCTAGAAGATGCCCAGAAACTCATAGAGAAGTATGAGGTTGACGACATAG CTAAAGAGAAGCAACACATGACCAAAGACGGATTCTTGATGTATTTGAACCAGCCGGAGGGTATGATCTTAAACCCTGCCCACAAGGATGTTTACCAGGACATGACCAGACCCCTGAGTCATTACTTCATCTCCTCCTCCCACAACACCTACCTAATGGAAGACCAGCTCAAAGggcccagcagcacagaggcctaCATACG GGCTCTAACAAAGAGCTGCCGTTGCGTGGAGTTGGACTGCTGGGACGGCAGTGAAGGCGAGCCTGTTATTTACCACGGATATACGCTCACCAGCAAGATCCTCTTCAAAGATGTCATCAAAGCTATTAAAGAATACGCCTTCAAG ACTTCCGAGTATCCGGTAATCCTGTCCCTGGAGAATCACTGCAGCATGGAACAACAGAAGATCATGGCCGAACACTTGACTTCCATTCTAGGTGACGCTCTGCTCACCAAGCCTCTGGGAGACCAGGTTCCCACCACCTTCCCAGCACTGGAG GAGCTGAAGGGCCGCTTCCTGATAAAGGGGAAGAAGCTGAACAGCCTGGAGGACGCTTTCGCCGGTAATGCAGCAGGCGAGGAGACCGTGTCTGAGGACGACGAAGCCGCAGACATACTGACAGACGAAGAGAAGAAAGAGAAG GAGTCGAAGCTGAAGCTGGCAAAGGAACTCTCAGACCTCGTCATCTACTGCAAGAGCGTGCATTTCCACGGGTTCGACCACGCCAGGGACAATCAGGCTTTTTATGAGATGTGCTCCTTCAAGGAGAGCAAAGCTGAGAAGCTGGCTGGAGATTCAG CAAATGAATTCATTCACCACAACGTGAACAAGCTCAGCAGAGTCTATCCATCAGGCTCAAGAACTGACTCCTCCAACTATAACCCCGTTCCTCTGTGGGTTGCTGGCTGCCAGACAG TGGCCTTGAACTTCCAGACACCCTCTGCTGAGATGGACCTTAACCAAGGGTTGTTCTTGCCCAATGGAAAGACTGGCTACATCCTCAAACCAACCTATCTGCGGGACGAAGCGTCAGAGTTCGACCCCATCACGCTCACAAGGGGACCCTGGCTGCAGCACAAGACCCTCCATGTCATG ATCATCTCAGCTCAGCAGTTGCCCAAGCTCGGCAAGAAGGAGTCATCCATCGTCGACCCCCTTGTGAAGGTGGAGATTTATGGTGTGCAGCAGGATGTGGCCAGCAAACAAACGCATCACATCGACAACAATG GTTTCTCCCCCATGTGGAACGAGAACTTCCAGTTTGACATTTGTGTGCCTGAACTGGCCCTGGTGCGCTTTGTGGTAGAGGACTATGATGCTGTTACTCAGAACGACCTCATTGGACAGTACACCGTGcccttctccagtttacagaatG GATACCGACACGTGCCCCTGCTCAACAACAGCGGCGACATCATTCCCTCAGCCAGACTCTTTGTGCACATCATGGCCGTGGATGGCGACTAG
- the LOC125740766 gene encoding 1-phosphatidylinositol 4,5-bisphosphate phosphodiesterase delta-1-like isoform X3, whose protein sequence is MEGDEDLSFLLTGGELLKVRSNSWKKSRFFKLQEDCKTVWHESRKSRRSNQTFSIDDIAEVRPGRRTEELQKYTEEPAEGRCFSIVFKGRRKNLDLVAGTEEEATKWVSSLEKVINNVRNLNSQQQTEHWIFNCMRKADQNSDNKMSLKELKRFLLEINIEVDDTYAEMLFEKCDKSKSGYLEGSEIEDFYKLLTSREEIDVIYGKYAQTGGQMTTRDLLHFLLQEQRESVSLEDAQKLIEKYEVDDIAKEKQHMTKDGFLMYLNQPEGMILNPAHKDVYQDMTRPLSHYFISSSHNTYLMEDQLKGPSSTEAYIRALTKSCRCVELDCWDGSEGEPVIYHGYTLTSKILFKDVIKAIKEYAFKTSEYPVILSLENHCSMEQQKIMAEHLTSILGDALLTKPLGDQVPTTFPALEELKGRFLIKGKKLNSLEDAFAGNAAGEETVSEDDEAADILTDEEKKEKESKLKLAKELSDLVIYCKSVHFHGFDHARDNQAFYEMCSFKESKAEKLAGDSANEFIHHNVNKLSRVYPSGSRTDSSNYNPVPLWVAGCQTVALNFQTPSAEMDLNQGLFLPNGKTGYILKPTYLRDEASEFDPITLTRGPWLQHKTLHVMIISAQQLPKLGKKESSIVDPLVKVEIYGVQQDVASKQTHHIDNNGFSPMWNENFQFDICVPELALVRFVVEDYDAVTQNDLIGQYTVPFSSLQNGYRHVPLLNNSGDIIPSARLFVHIMAVDGD, encoded by the exons ATGGAGGGGGATGAGGACCTCAGTTTCCTGCTGACGGGGGGAGAGCTCCTGAAGGTGCGATCCAACTCCTGGAAGAAGAGCCGTTTCTTCAAGCTGCAGGAGGACTGCAAGACCGTGTGGCACGAGTCACGCAAGAGCAGGAGGAGCAATCAGACGT TCTCCATTGACGATATCGCAGAGGTGCGGCCCGGACGGCGTACCGAGGAGCTCCAGAAGTACACGGAGGAGCCAGCGGAAGGCCGCTGCTTCTCGATCGTCTTCAAGGGTCGTCGAAAGAACCTGGACCTCGTGGCAGGCACTGAGGAGGAGGCTACCAAGTGGGTGAGCAGCCTGGAGAAGGTCATCAACAACGTGCGCAATCTCAACTCTCAGCAGCAGACTGAGCA ctggatctTCAATTGCATGCGCAAGGCAGACCAGAATTCCGACAACAAGATGAGCCTGAAAGAGCTGAAGCGCTTCTTGCTTGAGATCAACATTGAGGTTGATGACACCTACGCAGAAATGCTTTTCGAG AAATGTGACAAATCCAAGTCAGGATACCTGGAGGGCTCTGAAATCGAAGATTTCTACAAGCTACTGACCTCCCGGGAGGAGATAGATGTCATTTACGGGAAGTACGCCCAGACTGGAGGCCAGATGACCACCAGGGACCTTCTTCATTTCCTGCTTCAAGAGCAACGAGAATCTGTCTCCCTAGAAGATGCCCAGAAACTCATAGAGAAGTATGAGGTTGACGACATAG CTAAAGAGAAGCAACACATGACCAAAGACGGATTCTTGATGTATTTGAACCAGCCGGAGGGTATGATCTTAAACCCTGCCCACAAGGATGTTTACCAGGACATGACCAGACCCCTGAGTCATTACTTCATCTCCTCCTCCCACAACACCTACCTAATGGAAGACCAGCTCAAAGggcccagcagcacagaggcctaCATACG GGCTCTAACAAAGAGCTGCCGTTGCGTGGAGTTGGACTGCTGGGACGGCAGTGAAGGCGAGCCTGTTATTTACCACGGATATACGCTCACCAGCAAGATCCTCTTCAAAGATGTCATCAAAGCTATTAAAGAATACGCCTTCAAG ACTTCCGAGTATCCGGTAATCCTGTCCCTGGAGAATCACTGCAGCATGGAACAACAGAAGATCATGGCCGAACACTTGACTTCCATTCTAGGTGACGCTCTGCTCACCAAGCCTCTGGGAGACCAGGTTCCCACCACCTTCCCAGCACTGGAG GAGCTGAAGGGCCGCTTCCTGATAAAGGGGAAGAAGCTGAACAGCCTGGAGGACGCTTTCGCCGGTAATGCAGCAGGCGAGGAGACCGTGTCTGAGGACGACGAAGCCGCAGACATACTGACAGACGAAGAGAAGAAAGAGAAG GAGTCGAAGCTGAAGCTGGCAAAGGAACTCTCAGACCTCGTCATCTACTGCAAGAGCGTGCATTTCCACGGGTTCGACCACGCCAGGGACAATCAGGCTTTTTATGAGATGTGCTCCTTCAAGGAGAGCAAAGCTGAGAAGCTGGCTGGAGATTCAG CAAATGAATTCATTCACCACAACGTGAACAAGCTCAGCAGAGTCTATCCATCAGGCTCAAGAACTGACTCCTCCAACTATAACCCCGTTCCTCTGTGGGTTGCTGGCTGCCAGACAG TGGCCTTGAACTTCCAGACACCCTCTGCTGAGATGGACCTTAACCAAGGGTTGTTCTTGCCCAATGGAAAGACTGGCTACATCCTCAAACCAACCTATCTGCGGGACGAAGCGTCAGAGTTCGACCCCATCACGCTCACAAGGGGACCCTGGCTGCAGCACAAGACCCTCCATGTCATG ATCATCTCAGCTCAGCAGTTGCCCAAGCTCGGCAAGAAGGAGTCATCCATCGTCGACCCCCTTGTGAAGGTGGAGATTTATGGTGTGCAGCAGGATGTGGCCAGCAAACAAACGCATCACATCGACAACAATG GTTTCTCCCCCATGTGGAACGAGAACTTCCAGTTTGACATTTGTGTGCCTGAACTGGCCCTGGTGCGCTTTGTGGTAGAGGACTATGATGCTGTTACTCAGAACGACCTCATTGGACAGTACACCGTGcccttctccagtttacagaatG GATACCGACACGTGCCCCTGCTCAACAACAGCGGCGACATCATTCCCTCAGCCAGACTCTTTGTGCACATCATGGCCGTGGATGGCGACTAG